One window of Candidatus Mycobacterium wuenschmannii genomic DNA carries:
- the rbpA gene encoding RNA polymerase-binding protein RbpA translates to MADRVLRGSRLGAVSYETDRNHDLAPRQLARYRTDNGEEFEVPFADDAEIPGTWLCRNGMEGTLIEGDVPEPKKVKPPRTHWDMLLERRSVDELEELLKERLELIKTRRRGSGS, encoded by the coding sequence ATGGCTGATCGCGTCCTACGAGGCAGTCGCCTTGGAGCCGTAAGTTACGAGACCGACCGCAACCACGACCTGGCGCCGCGCCAGCTCGCGCGCTACCGCACCGACAACGGCGAAGAGTTCGAAGTGCCGTTCGCCGACGACGCCGAGATCCCCGGCACCTGGCTGTGCCGCAACGGCATGGAAGGCACCCTGATCGAGGGTGACGTGCCCGAGCCCAAGAAGGTCAAGCCGCCCCGCACCCACTGGGACATGCTGCTGGAGCGTCGCTCCGTCGACGAACTCGAAGAACTGCTCAAGGAGCGCCTCGAGCTGATCAAGACCCGCCGCCGCGGCAGCGGGAGCTAG
- a CDS encoding polyprenol monophosphomannose synthase, which yields MTTGDSVPGAAGERPSQRTLVIIPTFNERENLPLIVQRLRTALPEVHLLIVDDNSPDGTGKLAEDLSAANPGVIHVMHRTVKDGLGAAYLAGFAWGLGRGYTTLVEMDADGSHAPEQLHLLLAAIDGGADLVIGSRYVEGGDVKNWPWRRWALSWTANTYARLALGIGIHDITAGYRAYRRDVLEKIDLDHVDSKGYCFQIDLTWRTITNGFVVAEVPITFTERELGVSKMSGSNIREAVVKVAQWGLEGRMQRTRRTPVG from the coding sequence ATGACCACCGGTGATTCGGTGCCCGGGGCTGCGGGCGAGCGCCCCAGCCAGCGCACCCTGGTGATCATCCCGACGTTCAACGAGCGGGAGAACCTGCCGCTGATCGTCCAGCGACTCCGCACCGCCCTGCCCGAGGTGCACCTACTCATCGTCGACGACAACAGCCCAGACGGCACCGGGAAGCTGGCCGAGGATCTGTCGGCCGCCAACCCGGGCGTGATCCACGTGATGCACCGGACCGTCAAGGACGGGTTGGGCGCGGCGTACCTGGCCGGCTTCGCCTGGGGTCTCGGCCGCGGCTACACCACGCTCGTCGAGATGGACGCCGACGGCAGCCACGCTCCCGAGCAGCTGCATCTGTTGCTGGCTGCGATCGACGGCGGCGCCGACCTGGTGATCGGTTCGCGCTACGTCGAGGGCGGCGACGTGAAGAACTGGCCGTGGCGACGCTGGGCGCTGTCCTGGACGGCCAACACCTACGCGCGCCTGGCGCTGGGCATCGGCATCCACGACATCACCGCCGGCTACCGCGCGTACCGCCGCGACGTGCTGGAGAAGATCGACCTCGACCACGTCGACTCCAAGGGCTACTGCTTCCAAATCGACCTGACCTGGCGCACGATCACCAATGGGTTCGTCGTCGCCGAGGTGCCGATCACGTTCACCGAACGCGAGTTGGGCGTCTCGAAGATGAGTGGTTCCAACATCCGCGAGGCCGTAGTGAAGGTGGCCCAGTGGGGTTTAGAAGGGCGAATGCAGCGCACACGGCGTACGCCGGTCGGCTGA